The segment CCAATGCCAATTCAGTATTATCTAAAAGGTATAATGCCAATTATCTGTACCGCTGAAATTAATCTGTATCCAATATCTGGTCCCAGATAGTCTGCAGGTTCCAGAAATGAAGTTTGATGCAGAAATGGTTGTGCTGGTATTACATCATTTTGGTGCTGAAATGGATAATTCGGTGTGAAAATATGCTTCTCAGTTCTTAGGCATTCCTGATAGATGGTGTCAGGCCTTTCACTGAATGATCTAAATTTTTATGCATATAATGTAAAGTCCGCTCGTGTTATTGGTAATTGAACTACTAAGCTAGTCTGATATAATTATGTCAACATTCTTTGACATTTCAGTAATCTTTGGCAGATGAGCATATCGATCAGCTGCAAAGGAATACAGAAAATTGGATTTTTTGGGGGAAAGATAATTGAATTTTTTATATCTACAGATTGTCCTGGTTCATCAGTATTGCTACAGTTCTAACTTTTACTCCTAGACTCCTTGGAACAATGCCAATtcacatcataaaaaaaatgtttgccgTTTTATCTGCACCACTGAATTTAATCTGTATCCAATATTCAGTCCCAGATCATGTGGAGGTTTGCAGAGTACCAGTCCTCTGGAACGGTACTCTGGAACTGAAATTTTCCAATACTTTTCAAATAGAACGAAATTAAGGTGCTCCTCAAAACtagttttgaattcaaattgcaACCTGCAAGTTGCCATCGATCAAGTCTTGCAACGCAAGCAGGCTCCGCTTCCTCCGCAGCTTCCAGAATTTGTTCGAAACGAAGCAAACTGGAGCACGCAACTATCCAACATATATACTACTAGCAGCagcgtcttcctcctcgtcgtcttcaacctctCTCGTGTCGCGTGCCAttcgccatcgccaccacctccactaCTCGATCCCCTCCCATCCCTCCGGAACCTCCACTACTACTCGCCCCACCAATGGCTGACGGCGAGTCTCCGCCATGGGCGGAGCTCGTCCCCGACATCGTCCGCGAGATCGGCCGCCACCTCCTGTGCGAGATCGACCGCCACCATGCGGATGGCCTCTGCAGGTCCTGGCGCGACGCGCTCCTACAACTCcggcccccgcctccgccgctcccgcGGCTCGTCCTCCCGGAAGCCGACGGGCCCGCGTTCTACTGCGTCCCCAGCGGCTGCCGCCCCCACCCCTTCGtcctcccgcccgccgcgctcCGCGCGCGGTGCTTCGGCTCGTACGACGGAGCCTGGATCTTCCAGGCCGTCGACCAGGCGGCGAACCACGTCCTCCTCAACCTCATCACCCACCAGCAGCTCAACCTCCCCAACCTGCTCCGTTTCCACTCCTTCATGCTTCCGGCATTGATATTTGACTTCGAGGTCGCCTTCGTCGCGGCCACCCTCTCTAGCCGGCCGACTGATCAGGGATGCGTCGGCGCCGGCATCATCAGCTTCAACCGCGTGCCCCACGACCCAAGGCACATCGCGTTCTGGTGCATGGGCGATGAGGCGTTCTCGTGGTCCATCCAGATGACGAGGAATATTGGCGGGGCACTGGAACTGGATGTGGTGGACCTCCTGTACAGCAGCCATGGCGCTggcgccttcctcttcctcaccCGACGGGAAGACATCCATGTGTTTCGTCAACCGATATTCCCTCAGGGAGACGTGATGCAGTCGACACCGCTCTACTTCGAGCGgcgcggtgacgacgacgacgacgacgggcggccGGTCCTTGATCGCTACCTCGTGGAGTCCCGAGGGAAGCTGCTCATGGTCGTCAGGTTAGGAGATCGTGAGCCTGCCCGCTTGCCGACCACGACGTTCCGGGTGTTCGAGAGAGAAGACGAGCTGTTCAACAACTACTGGAACAAGCTGCCCGACCTTGGCGGCCGCATGCTGTTCGTCGGAAGAGGCTGCTCCAGATCGTACGAAGCGGCGGATGGGTACCCCGGCATGGAGGGCGTCTACTTCCTGGATGACCGGAGCTTCCACGACCCGATGGTTGTGCACATGAATGCCGCCGATCGGCAGTATCCCTGCAGCGACAACGGGAGATGGTCGGGAGCACAGCCACCAGCGGAGGTAGAGCGCTGCTTCCCGGAGCAAGGTCGGTCGAACTACTCCCCTCCGGTTTGGATTCTCCCATGAGACACACGACACATGTTTTCGGTTGTTGAAATTGTTGCCGGTGATCAGGCTAGTCTGTGATCGTTGCTAAGCTTTCATGCCTTCATCAGCATGTACTGTGTTAGTGTGTTTGTACGTTGATGAGTTGGATGGTTTTCTCGTGTTGAAATTGTTACTGGTGTAAGCTGAAGCAGTATTGCTCAATTCACTTGGTTTCTGTCTGCatgttttttcacaaatttgCATTTCAATTCAAGCTTCTTTTACTGAAGTCGCAATCTGCAGAAATGTCTTGGGAATTGGAAAATGCAGattgttctttttctttatgATTGATAGTTATTAACATGATACAGCGCTAATGATCTGCACTTCTGAATTTAGTAGCACTAGCTGGCAGAAAGATTAATATGTAGTAGGATTGACCTTATTCGAATTCATTGTTTCTGATTTGGATGATACTGTACTGCAGAGATAGTTACTTGTTAGTCCAGTATTGTTAGCTGAACAAAACACAATTTCGAACAAAATTCACTTGCATACAGCCAGCAATGATGGATGCGTAGTTTATTTGCACCTTTTGCTACCTTAAGTGCCTTTTCCCCTTGTGATTTTGGATTGCAGCTGATAATTTCAGTGTGGATATGTGCATGTTTGTGCTCAGATTTTCTGTGATCAGAacacatccttttttttttgttgttgttgttgttcttttcTTATATAAGTGGTGGAGAATTTGCATGCAGTCAAATTTAGTTGTAAACTCTAGCTGCTACTTACTCTTGTAGTGAACTGAGAATGTGAAAACATTGAGTTCTTAGCTCAAGTGCAGAATCCACATGGTCTGAAATCTGAATGTTGGATGCCCGGTGCTTCATGTGGTCTCTGTTATACAAACCGGTATGCATCCACAATAGTAGCACACTAttcttccaacttttccatgcATTTTCCACTTTGGTTCTTCTGATAGAGTAAATAGCAGCTTGGTTCATTTCTGTGAAGTTATAGTTTGCTGCGTATGGCTGGCCTTTTGAATTGGCCGTTATAACTGAACATTGTTAGCATGTTTTGTTCCTTCTTTCTGGTTTTGTAGCCCAAAAATGTCTTTCTGCTGACGATATACTGAATGTTGTCTTTGGACTACTTGCTTTGATCGGACGGGAAGATGCAGATACTGTAGCACATCCGGCAGACCGAGCCCGGCTGTTTCTTTTTATCGGCTTAAGATTTTCATGCTTttgatatctctctctctctctctctaaataTATCATCTGTTACTTTGTTTTTTGACGCAAGAAGGTAGAGCATGCTCTACCTTATAGTCATTTCATTGATAGAAATGAAGATTACAGAGATTATTATACAAGAATAGAGGTTATAAAGGTAGCATAAGGAAGAGAGAAGACATAGATAGAGGGGAGGGGTAGGGTGGTGGGATGGATTTACAGAGATATATACACTAGGCTGTTCCCTAGGAAAGCCTTGAACACCAAGATCTAATTTTTTGCCTGGTTCTCTCATTGGCACTATGACTGCATAGTTTCAGGATACCGGCGATCTGCTGTGTTATATATTGCAGGTGATCTATTTGTCCTTCAAAGAGCCTATTGTTGTGCGATTTCCACAGCGTGTATGCACAGGCAGCAAACCATATTGGttctgttggaattaatagatgggccttagcccactcgaagattaattctttggaaaatcacaaaagcccacctcatgggatgatATGCATagggagtttagtaccaccttgcttattctaggaaagggggacctccttaaaagggcaacttgaag is part of the Oryza glaberrima chromosome 12, OglaRS2, whole genome shotgun sequence genome and harbors:
- the LOC127756189 gene encoding uncharacterized protein LOC127756189, yielding MADGESPPWAELVPDIVREIGRHLLCEIDRHHADGLCRSWRDALLQLRPPPPPLPRLVLPEADGPAFYCVPSGCRPHPFVLPPAALRARCFGSYDGAWIFQAVDQAANHVLLNLITHQQLNLPNLLRFHSFMLPALIFDFEVAFVAATLSSRPTDQGCVGAGIISFNRVPHDPRHIAFWCMGDEAFSWSIQMTRNIGGALELDVVDLLYSSHGAGAFLFLTRREDIHVFRQPIFPQGDVMQSTPLYFERRGDDDDDDGRPVLDRYLVESRGKLLMVVRLGDREPARLPTTTFRVFEREDELFNNYWNKLPDLGGRMLFVGRGCSRSYEAADGYPGMEGVYFLDDRSFHDPMVVHMNAADRQYPCSDNGRWSGAQPPAEVERCFPEQGRSNYSPPVWILP